From the genome of Tachyglossus aculeatus isolate mTacAcu1 chromosome Y3, mTacAcu1.pri, whole genome shotgun sequence, one region includes:
- the LOC119946749 gene encoding MAU2 chromatid cohesion factor homolog, with protein MVVPAMQLASKIPDMSVQLWSSALLRDLSKACGNAMDAHEASQLHQNFSQQLLQDHIEACSLPEHNLITWTDGPPPVQFQAQNGTTTSLASLL; from the exons ATGGTGGTGCCAGCCATGCAACTGGCAAGCAAGATTCCAGACATGTCTGTGCAGCTTTGGTCTTCAGCTCTGCTGAGAG ACCTAAGTAAAGCTTGTGGGAATGCAATGGATGCACATGAAGCCTCTCAGCTTCATCAGAACTTCTCTCAGCAGCTTCTCCAAGATCATATTGAAGCGTGTAGCCTTCCAGAGCACAACCTTATTACG TGGACAGATGGACCTCCTCCTGTACAGTTTCAGGCTCAGAATGGAACTACTACCAGCTTGGCCAGCCTCTTGTGA
- the LOC119946742 gene encoding THAP domain-containing protein 11-like, with translation MPGFTCCVPGCYNNSHRDKALHFYTFPKDAELRRLWLKNVSRAGVNGCFSTFQPTTGHRLCSVHFQGGRKTYTVRIPTIFPLRGVNERKATCQPAPEGSRSSRTSPSRRQRQKQPQQPQLQPLVSIPAANLLTRQTAVEDSHTPAAPLLLMGGTKKSAEITGQMGFMAFDRAPETGLELGHSSINTIEANCSVAGVRLMIEGEEGFLHMTSDHSYSLSSYTTEEELLHKLNEQRDILALMEVKMKEMKASIHQLRITEAKLREELREKDKLLAVAVNCK, from the coding sequence ATGCCGGGCTTCACCTGCTGCGTGCCGGGCTGCTACAATAATTCACATAGGGACAAGGCGCTACACTTCTATACTTTTCCCAAAGACGCCGAGTTGCGACGACTTTGGCTTAAGAACGTTTCCCGTGCAGGTGTTAATGGCTGCTTTTCTACCTTCCAGCCTACCACGGGCCATCGCCTGTGCAGTGTCCATTTCCAGGGCGGCCGTAAAACTTACACAGTGCGGATACCCACCATTTTCCCTCTGCGCGGTGTCAATGAGCGTAAGGCCACTTGCCAGCCTGCGCCTGAGGGGTCCCGGTCTTCCAGGACCTCCCCGAGCAGAAGGCAAAGGCAGAAGCAGCCGCAGCAACCTCAGCTGCAACCCTTGGTTTCTATCCCAGCAGCCAATCTACTAACTCGGCAGACAGCTGTGGAAGACAGCCATACTCCCGCAGCACCACTCCTGCTAATGGGTGGCACCAAAAAGTCCGCAGAAATAACTGGGCAGATGGGATTCATGGCATTTGACCGTGCCCCTGAAACTGGGCTGGAACTGGGTCATTCATCGATCAACACCATTGAGGCTAATTGTTCAGTGGCTGGAGTCCGACTGAtgatagagggagaggaaggcttcCTGCACATGACTTCTGACCATTCATACTCGCTATCTTCGTATACAACGGAGGAAGAGTTACTGCATAAGCTCAACGAGCAACGGGACATCCTGGCTTTAATGGAGGTGAAGATGAAGGAGATGAAGGCCAGCATCCACCAACTGCGGATCACAGAAGCCAAGCTCCGCGAAGAGCTCCGGGAGAAAGACAAGTTGCTTGCCGTGGCCGTCAACTGTAAATAG